A part of Pongo pygmaeus isolate AG05252 chromosome 14, NHGRI_mPonPyg2-v2.0_pri, whole genome shotgun sequence genomic DNA contains:
- the GPR12 gene encoding G-protein coupled receptor 12, with product MNEDLKVNLSGLPRDYLDAAAAENISAAVSSRVPAVEPEPELVVNPWDIVLCTSGTLISCENAIVVLIIFHNPSLRAPMFLLIGSLALADLLAGIGLIINFVFAYLLQSEATKLVTIGLIVASFSASVCSLLAITVDRYLSLYYALTYHSERTVTFTYVMLVMLWGTSICLGLLPIMGWNCLRDESTCSVVRPLTKNNAAILSVSFLFMFALMLQLYIQICKIVMRHAHQIALQHHFLATSHYVTTRKGVSTLAIILGTFAACWMPFTLYSLIADYTYPSIYTYATLLPATYNSIINPVIYAFRNQEIQKALCLICCGCIPSSLAQRARSPSDV from the coding sequence ATGAATGAAGACCTGAAGGTCAATTTAAGCGGGCTGCCTCGGGATTATTTAGATGCCGCTGCTGCGGAGAACATCTCGGCTGCTGTCTCCTCCCGGGTTCCTGCCGTAGAGCCAGAGCCTGAGCTCGTAGTCAACCCCTGGGACATTGTCTTGTGTACCTCGGGAACCCTCATCTCCTGTGAAAATGCCATTGTGGTCCTTATCATCTTCCACAACCCCAGCCTGCGAGCGCCCATGTTCCTGCTGATAGGCAGCCTGGCTCTTGCAGACCTGCTGGCCGGCATTGGACTCATCATCAATTTTGTTTTTGCCTACCTGCTTCAGTCAGAAGCCACCAAGCTGGTCACGATCGGCCTCATTGTcgcctctttctctgcctctgtctgcAGCTTGCTGGCTATCACTGTTGACCGCTACCTCTCACTGTACTACGCTCTGACGTACCATTCGGAGAGGACGGTCACGTTTACCTATGTCATGCTCGTCATGCTCTGGGGGACCTCCATCTGCCTGGGGCTGCTGCCCATCATGGGCTGGAACTGCCTCCGAGACGAGTCCACCTGCAGCGTGGTCAGACCGCTCACCAAGAACAACGCGGCCATCCTCTCGGTGTCCTTCCTCTTCATGTTTGCGCTCATGCTTCAGCTCTACATCCAGATCTGTAAGATTGTGATGAGGCACGCCCATCAGATAGCCCTGCAGCACCACTTCCTGGCCACGTCGCACTATGTGACCACCCGGAAAGGGGTCTCCACCCTGGCTATCATCCTGGGGACGTTTGCTGCTTGCTGGATGCCTTTCACCCTCTATTCCTTGATAGCAGATTACACCTACCCCTCCATCTATACCTACGCCACCCTCCTGCCCGCCACCTACAATTCCATCATCAACCCTGTCATATATGCTTTCAGAAACCAAGAGATCCAGAAAGCGCTCTGTCTCATTTGCTGCGGCTGCATCCCGTCCAGTCTCGCCCAGAGAGCGCGCTCGCCCAGTGATGTGTAG